In Nicotiana tabacum cultivar K326 chromosome 11, ASM71507v2, whole genome shotgun sequence, a single window of DNA contains:
- the LOC107788710 gene encoding biotin carboxyl carrier protein of acetyl-CoA carboxylase 1, chloroplastic-like (The RefSeq protein has 1 substitution compared to this genomic sequence): MTASFGTTAASVSPAVFPAKNAPKSLTLLPFCHHRRYNLSRPKLSLRFATAPKLQFSCKGLQTSRNHSAVVRAQLNEVAVGGSSNDAATPITQSEEVKSPSETSSATPVSEESISNFISQVSSLVKLVDSRDVVELHLKQLDCEILIRKKEALPQPPPPAPAHTPLLQSYHVPSVQSSPPPAPASAAPPVQIPAPSPAAAKPSDSSVPPLKCPMAGTFYRSPGPGEPPFVKVGDKVQKGQVLCIIEAMKLMNEIEADQSGTIIDVLAEDGKPVSVDMPLFVIKP; encoded by the exons ATGACGACGTCGTTCGGAACAACGGCGGCCTCAGTTTCACCGGCAGTATTTCCGGCCAAAAATGCCCCGAAGTCATTAACTTTATTACCGTTCTGCCATCATCGCCGTTACAATCTTTCACGTCCCAAATTATCCTTACGGTTTGCTACAGCGCCCAAACTCCAATTCTCCTGTAAG GGGTTGCAAACTAGTCGGAATCATTCAGCTGTAGTAAGAGCCCAATTGAATGAG GTTGCTGTCGGTGGATCTTCAAATGATGCAGCTACTCCAATTACCCAGTCGGAAGAGGTGAAATCGCCAAGTGAGACTTCATCAGCAACTCCGGTATCGGAAGAATCAATATCTAACTTTATTAGCCAAGTTTCAAGCCTTGTCAA GCTAGTTGATTCTAGGGATGTTGTGGAGCTGCATTTAAAACAGCTTGATTGTGAAATTTTAATCCGTAAGAAGGAGGCACTACCACAACCACCGCCTCCTGCCCCTGCACACACCCCACTTCTACAATCATATCATGTGCCATCTGTACAATCTAGCCCACCTCCTGCACCTGCATCTGCTGCTCCTCCAGTTCAAATCCCTGCACCTTCTCCAGCTGCAGCAAAGCCATCTGACTCATCTGTTCCGCCACTCAAATGCCCAATGGCAGGGACATTCTATCGAAGTCCAGGACCTGGTGAACCACCATTTGTGAAG gttggtgacaaagtgcagAAGGGTCAAGTTCTTTGCATTATTGAAGCAATGAAATTGATGAATGAAATAGAG GCTGATCAATCAGGAACCATCATTGATGTCCTTGCTGAAGATGGCAAGCCTGTCAGTGTTGATATG CCTCTGTTTGTCATCAAACCTTAG